The Vidua macroura isolate BioBank_ID:100142 chromosome 37, ASM2450914v1, whole genome shotgun sequence genome segment CTCCAAGGGGCTGAAAGGGGGATCCATTAGGCTGGGATGGAGTATCTTGTGATCCATGGGTCTGGGATGTGGAtccatggggctgggatgggatctggGAGGCTGGGGTGAGGATCCATAGGGCTAGGATGGGATCTGTGGGTCTGGGATTGGAtccatggggctgggatgggatctgtGAGGCTGGGATTGGACCCATGGGGCTGAGATGGGATCTGTGGGGCTGCGATAGGAACTGTAGGACTAAGATGGGGATccgtggggctgggatgggatctatggggctgggatgggatctggGAGGCAGGGGTGAGCGTccgtggggctgggatgggatctgtGGGGCTGGAATAGGGATCCATGGGGCTGGGATGAGATCTGTAGGTCTCCAATGTGGATTCACAGGGCTCCAAGGGGCTGAAATGGGGATCCatggggctggaatgggatctgtggggctgggatgggatccatggggctGGGATGAGGCTCTGTGGGTCTCCATCAGACTCTGGGGCTCCATAGGGCTGGAATGGGGCTTTCTGAGGCTGGAACACAATTCCATGGGTCTCTGTGGGTAAAATCCCCCCAGGTGTCCACACAGTGTTGAGAGTTTATGGCTGTGACCTCCTGTCTGATGGGAGCATCCGTGGATCTGAGCGGCACAGCTATGATGGGCGGGATTTCATCTCCTTTGACCCGGAATTCGGGAGATTCGTGGCGGCCGACAGCGCTGCTGAGATCACCAGGAGGCgctgggagcaggaacaggaggctGAGAGGTTGACGAATTACCTGAAGCACGTCTGCCCAGAATGGCTCTGGAAATACGTCGGATACGGGCAGAAAGAGCTGGAGCGCAAAGGTGGGAGCAGAATTCctgtggggatttgggaatggagAACTTGGGAGCACAGTAATTTCTGTGGGAATTCCAAGGGTAGATCTCatttccatcccattcccatggaaTTCCATGGGCAGATCTCACCTCCATCCTATTCCAGTAGGAATTCCACAGGTAGAGCTCACCCCAATGCCATTCCCATGGAATTCCATACATGAATCCCACCATTATCCCATTCCAGAGCCCCCTGATGTCCATGTATCCAGAAAAGAGGAACACGGGACACTGATCCTGTCCTGCCACGCATACGGATTCTACCCCAGCACCATCGCAGTCAACTGGATGAAGGGGGATGAAATCTGGGATCAGGAGACAGAGTGGGGCGGGATCGTTCCCAACAGCGACGGCACCTTCCACACCTGGGCCAGGATCCAGGTGCTGCCGGAGGAGTGGGAGCAGTACCGGTGCAGGGTGGAGCATCCCGGAATGCTGGAGCCTGGGATCTTCACTTGGGGTGAGGCTTGGAATGtgggaattgggaatttggAATTCCCAAATGGGGATTCCCCTCCCCTTTCTCACTACCCTGTGTTTCCCAGAGCCGACATCTGGCGGAAATCTCACTGTGGTGGTCACTGTGTCCGTCATCGCtgccatcctcatcctcactgTCCTCATTGGATTCGGTGTCTGGAAGCTCCAATCCGGTAACACACGGGATGGGGGTTGGGAAGAGGCATGGATCCACCCGGCACCGTTCCTGGGAATCCTGTGCCACTGATGCTGATCCCACTTTGTTTCCGTAGGGAAGAGGGACAGGAGTGGATACAACGTGGCAGCTGGTGAGTTCCAGTGGCGGATCCAGTTTTGGATCCCCTTTTTGTGGATCCCAGGATGGATCCTAGGGTTAATCCTGGTGTGCAATCCATGCTGGAATCTCATGGATCTTCTCTTTCTGCAGGAAAGGACGTGGGAATGAATGGCTCGACCACAGGTACGGAGCAAGATCGGGGTAGGATTCCAGAGGGGGATCGGGGCAGGATGGACAGACTGGGATCAGGGAAGAATTCTGGATCAGAGCAGGGGTCCAGAGCAGGATTGGGGAATTGTAGAGTGGGATTGGGGCTGGGTTCTGGAGCGGGATCAGTtgggatggatggagcaggatTGGGgcaggatggatgggatggggtggatGGAGCAGGATTGGGGCGGGGTCAGGTGGGATTCTGGAGCAATTCCCGCTCCCCACGGGCTCCAGCCACGTCCATCCTGTGGAatgaggacagggacaggatgacACCGTGACCCTCTCTCATCCCGGCAGGAATCACAGCCTGAGCGATCCATGGAGCTGGATCCAGCCTCTCCCCTCTTCCCAGGAAAGCtgagagctgccagcagagctcatCCCGCTGCTCCCACCCACCCCACAGCTCTTGTTAAGGGATCCATTTCCTATTTTCCGTTTCCCAATGTCAAGACCCACAAATATTCCCAATGCTTCACTTCTGGTATGAAATTATCCTGCTTGGGGCAATAAATCGAGCTTGGGGCAATAAATCCTGCTTTGGGCAATAAATCCGGGTTCTCTCCTCCGgtgtccagctgttcctctCTGGGAGCcaggaatgggaatgaggatgctgggaacagggatggggataccaggagcaggatggggacaccaggaatgggactggggacatcaggactgggatggggacaccaggagTGGGTTAGGGACACCAGGAGTAGGATGGGAACATcaggagcaggatggggacTTGCCAGCCAcacccagctccatcccctgggatTCATTTCCTGCTC includes the following:
- the LOC128821246 gene encoding LOW QUALITY PROTEIN: class I histocompatibility antigen, F10 alpha chain-like (The sequence of the model RefSeq protein was modified relative to this genomic sequence to represent the inferred CDS: inserted 1 base in 1 codon), which translates into the protein MAPALGLGVLLGLLALLGDPGAATKVLCSLRFLKGVPRGPRWFSEGSRTLAAXDPEEFSGISPSPPPPALSGPFRFRVPTCETGICPATGDVTDSSGCYWRTGNSGTNGGAGGCSGGGTRAGAGPGLWPGLQRSSAMAPALWLGVLLGLLGDPGGATKVLHSLHYLQVAVSEPSPGVPEFMDMGFVDGIPFTRYDSERGRAEALTQWIKDGAEPGYWDRQTQIAVGNQHVAARNLETLRERYNQSRGVHTVLRVYGCDLLSDGSIRGSERHSYDGRDFISFDPEFGRFVAADSAAEITRRRWEQEQEAERLTNYLKHVCPEWLWKYVGYGQKELERKEPPDVHVSRKEEHGTLILSCHAYGFYPSTIAVNWMKGDEIWDQETEWGGIVPNSDGTFHTWARIQVLPEEWEQYRCRVEHPGMLEPGIFTWEPTSGGNLTVVVTVSVIAAILILTVLIGFGVWKLQSGKRDRSGYNVAAGKDVGMNGSTTGITA